The genomic region TCCAGGGGATACAAGCGACCCCTAAAGGGCTACGGCATGGCTTCGGAGTGGCCCACGCCTTACAGAAAACCCCCCTGCCCATCTTGCAGCGTTGGATGGGCCATAGCACCCCGACGACTACAGCCATATACATGCAGGCTCTGGGAGATGAGGCACGGCAGCTCGCCAAAGCGGTATGGTGAATAACGTTAGAAATAAGGTTGAAAATAACCTCATAAAAGACATTTTTTTTGACCTTGGAAATAACGTCATATTTAACGTCAAAGGAGGGCTAGTACATGCTGTATTTAGTGGGGGGGATTAAGGGTGGGAGCGGGAAAACCACTGTTGCTGTCAACCTAGCCGTAGGGCTGATGTTAGCGGGGCGGGACATTCTGCTTGTGGACGCCGACGACCAAGAGACGGCCACGGACTTTTGCGAATGGCGAAACCAGCGCACCGAGGGCAATGCAGGCTTTACCGCCATTCAGCTTTCTGGCCAAGCCGCCCGCAATGAGATTTTGCGACTGGCGGAGAAATATCAGGATGTGGTGATAGATACGGGCGGGCGAGATACCAACAGCCAACGCGCCGCCCTAACGGTCGCGGATGTCTATCTGGTGCCGTTCAATCCCCGTTCGTTTGATATATGGACGATCA from Deinococcus detaillensis harbors:
- a CDS encoding AAA family ATPase, whose translation is MLYLVGGIKGGSGKTTVAVNLAVGLMLAGRDILLVDADDQETATDFCEWRNQRTEGNAGFTAIQLSGQAARNEILRLAEKYQDVVIDTGGRDTNSQRAALTVADVYLVPFNPRSFDIWTISKVSKLVEEAQHLNPNLKAYVFLNRADARGSDNDDAAEALKEVTALTYLDVSLGNRKAYANAATQGMGVMELQPEDKKASAEFAALFNLIIDFEKNVESKVRSNVKSDVKVKG